CGACGGCTCGTTCACGGTCAAGGTTCCAGAAGCCTGGACCGTCACGCGCGGGAAGACGACGAACTTTGTGATCTACCATGCCCGGGGCATGTCGAAAGTTCCGATCGAACTCATCGTCCCGCGCGACCAAGTCGGGGTCTTCCCCCTGACGTTCACGGCAAAGGTCGGGGACAAGACGATCGAGAAGACGACGTTCCTGTCCGTCGGCCAGCAGTGAAGCCTGACCCACGAGAGCAGTTCGGTAGGGAAGCCGAGAAGTACCTCACGTCGAAGGCGCACGACGATCCGGACGCGCTCCTCGGTCTGGCCGGACTCCTGCCGGGAACCATGGGTCGCAGCCTGGACGTCGGGGCGGGGGCCGGGCACATGGCGTTCGTTCTGGCACCGCGATGTGACGTGACGGTCGCACTCGATCCGACTCCGGCGATGTTGCAGATCGTGAGAAGGGAAGCGCAGCGGCGCGGCTTGGACCGTCTTGTGACCGTCCAGGCGTTCGCCGAGCGCCTGCCGTTCCAAAGCGGGGTCTTCGACGCCGTCACGTGCCGCGTCGCCGCGCACCATTTCGACGGGCCCGAAGCGTTCGTCCACGAATCCGCGCGCGTGCTCGCGCCCAAGGGGGCGTTTCTGTTGGTCGATACGGTCGCTCCCGACGATGATCTGGCCGACGAAGCGGTCAACAGGATCGAAACGGTCCGAGACCCTTCCCATCGACGGAACAAGAAGGTCTCCGAGTGGGAGTCCCTCGCACGAAGCGCCGGGCTCGACGTCGTCGAAGTCCATTGTAGGCCCAAGCCGCTCGTCTTCCAGGATTGGATGGACCGGATGTCGGTGGCAGAGTCCGACCGCCGCTGGTTGACCGGGGCGATGGAGTCCGCGACGGGCCCGTTGAGGGACTACCTGTCCTTCGACGGGACGTCGTTCCACTTGACGGAAATGACACTGTCCGCCCGAAAGGCGTCTTAGAGTGAAGGAAGGGGCCTGAGCGACCGATAACAATACCGGGGTCTCCGCGTGTCCGTACCCGTCAGCGTCATCGTCCCGCTGGTCAGCCCGTTCACCGACGACACGTCGTCGCTGAGCGAGGTCCGCCACGCCCGCATCGTCCGGTTCCACCGTGAACGAGGGGCGGGAGGGTTCGTCGTCGGTTCGTCGGCGGGCGAGACGTTCGGAATCTCGCTGTCCGAACGGAAGCAGATCCTTGAGTGGACCGTTCGCGAAGCCCACGGACTGCCCGTTTACGTCGACGTGACGGCGATGACGACGGCCGCGACGATCGACCTCGCCCAGCACGCCGAACGGCACGGGGCACGGGCAGCATTGTTCACGGTCGGACCGGGGCTTCATTTGAACGCCCAGGAGTCGCGCTCGTACATGAGTTCGGTGTTCCGACACGGCAACCTCCCGTGCGCCTATATGGGGCCGAACGCGACACCCGAAGAAGGGGTCACGGTCTTCAAAGTCCAGCCTGTCGAGGAACCGTGGATCCTTGAGAAGGGCCTGTCGACGGAAGAGTTCCAGCACTCGGTCGAAACGGCGAGCCCGCTCGGTGTCCTTGGCCCGGACCTGGCGAAGAAGGCCATCGCGAACTGGCCCGACTTCCAGGCCAAGCTGAGGGCGTTGTTCGTGTATTACGGGACGCACCGGGTCGGCAAGGCCGCCTTAGGATGCCTCGGCATCGAGGCGGGTCATCCGCGCGGACCGGTCCAGGACATGGACGGCAAAGGCCTCGAAGTCTTGTCGTCTGTGATCGACGAACTCATCGCGGCGTGACCCGCCGCGTCAGCTTGACCACCGACCGGCCTTCGCTCACTTTGACCGGTTCGACCACGAATTCGTCGTCGTGAAGCTTGACGGTAAGCGGGAGTTTGGCCTCGGGGTCGCGGAACAGGATTCCGGCCGCCAGTTCGAGCAGCTCGCGGACGATCACCTCGTGGTCGGCCTCTTGCAGGAGCGTCTCCAGTTCCCGTCTTCCGACTTTGCGGAGCCCCAGCGTCGCTCCGACATGGCCTTCCGGGGTCGTCCTCCAGACCGTCCGGAGGTGCAGGTCGGCCCGTTCGGCGTTCGGGTTCGTTTCCAACTCTTGCGCAAGTTCCTCGACGAGCCAGAACCGCTCGGTCACGGTGTCGAAAACGATCTGACCACCGACCGCGCGCGCCATGGCATCGGCGAGGTGAGTGAGGAACTGGAGGTGACGACGGTCGGGCAGTTTCTCCTGGCTGGCGTACCGGACTTTGGCGATCGTCGTACTTTCGGACAGCCGTTCCAGAATCTGGGCGTCGGGAACGGCGTCGCTCTCGAACAGGTCGGGCCGGAAGACGTGGGGGTTTTTCTCCCTCTTAGCGAGGCCGAGATGGAGCCGGATGTCGCTGAACAAGACGCCTTCGCGCGACGTGATACAAGGCCGTCCGGGTTTGTTGTGCGGGTTACGCCCGATGACGTGGTCCATCAGGACGGGCGTCAGCGGCAGCTTTTCGGCGTTCGAGTAGACCCAGAACTCGGCCACGGCGAAGTACCCAGCTTGGCGTCTTCCGTTCGCCCAGCGGAAACCCAGAACGGTCAGGAAGAGGGCGACGAACCCGCCTAGGACAAGCCAGCCCATCACGGTGTCATGCCGTTGATCCATACCCTTGCGAGCAGGATTTCGTCGTCGTCGAGCAGGGCGTGGCACACGCCGCAAAGTCCTGCTTCATTGACCTTAGGACTTCGGCACAGGAGACAGGAATCCCGCTGGCGGGCCGACAGGACGATGTCCGGCCGGGACAGCGCCCATGGAAGTTCCGAACGTTTGAGACCGGTGTTCGTCAGTCGTGCCATGTCACTGGGTCTCGACCACGAGTCTCTTGACCGTCCAACCTTGCGTACCCCGGACGTACTCCACGCGCCACGCGGCGTTCGGGGCGTACAGTCCCCAGGCCGCGGCTCCGCCCAGGTTCTTGTTGAACAAACCCGTCGCGCCTTGGCTCGACTGGGGCCACCTTGAGGACTCCTTGCACGACCCGTCGACCAGGGAACAAAAGTACTTGAACTGGCGAAGGAAGAACGGGGTCGGTTCTTTCGACGTGGAGACTTGCGTGCCACGATAGCTGAACGCCAGGATGTCGTTCTCGGCAGGCGCGTATTCGTCGTCGAACAACATGCCGTACGCGACGTTCTCGGACGTGGGGACGGAGTAGACGGCCAGATCGAGCCGGCCGCCGCACATCGTACGGAAGGACTTCCAGTCGGCGGCGCGCAACGTCGCTACGGAGCGCCGGACCATATCGCTAAAGAACGGCGTCGCGACGGGTGGAGGAACGGGCGTGGGTGCGACCAGCGCGGTATGCCCCAGCGCGATGGCGAATGCGACCGTCACGGTTTCATTATCCCCATCCAGGTGACTGGTAACATGACGTGCCGGTGAAAATCGCGACCTTCAATGTGAACTCCGTCCGGGCCCGGTTGCCGGTCTTGTTGAGATGGCTTCAAGAGGAGTCTCCTGACTGCGTCGCACTGCAAGAGACGAAGGTCGAGGACGCAAAGTTCCCCTTGGCCGAGTTTTTGGAAGCCGGATACACGGTTTCCCATCACGGGCAGCCCCGATACAACGGTGTGGCCTTCCTTTCGAAACGTCCGATGGAGGACGTGACGACGGGATTCGGCGACCCGGACTGGCCCGAAGACTGTCGGATCATCCAAGGCACTTATCAAGGAGTGAAGGTCATTGGAACGTACGTGCCCAACGGGACGGCCGTCGGCAGTGAGAAGTTCGCCTACAAGCTCGCTTGGTTCGAACGGTTCGGCCGGTTGGTCCGCGAAAGGACGAGTCCGGACGATCCCGTCGTCTGGCTCGGTGACATCAACGTGGCCCCTCGTCCGGAAGACGTGTTCGATCCGGTGAAGCTCGAGGGCAACGTTTGTTACCACCCCGACGAACGGGCCGCCTTGGCCCGGCTGATGGAGTGGGGTTGGACGGACTGCTTCCGGAAGTTCCACCCGGAACCGGGGCAGTTCACCTACTGGGAGTTCTTTCTTCCCAACGGTTTCAAGAGGAACCTGGGTTGGAGGATCGACCACGTCTACGCTTCTCCCGGCCTGGTGGAGAGGTGCACGTCTTGCACCGTCGACAAAGAACCCCGCTCTTGGGAACGGCCGAGCGACCACACCCCGGTGATCGCGACGTTTGGAACTTGATCCCGGACATCGTCGTCCAAAGCGTCAAGCCGGACGGCAGGCGGGAAGGGCAGATTTGCCAGGTTCGTTTTCGCCGAACCGCCTGTAGAATGTCCGGTGCAGGTCTGACCGATGAGCAATCGTATATTCGCAGTGACCGCCCTCTTGGCGACGGCGGTCAGCGGCTTCGCCGAGACCCGATGGGGCCAGGTGGAGCTCGCGTTCTTCAAGTGGAGGGGTGACGACGGTGTCTTACGGGAATACCCGACCAAGGGCATCGTCCTTCCCGTCAAGATGGAGCGTATCGAAGCGCGCCCCTATTACATGCCTCGTCAAAAAGGGAAATCGCAGGGCACTTCGTCGCAAGCCACGAAAATCTACGAGAACAACCGGGGCACGAACAACTTCTACGATCCGGACGGGCCCAGTTCGCTCGACGACCTGATCACGCTACCGTCAGGCAACGGACAGTGGTGGTCGGAGCTCACCCTCGGCGTCGCGACGTCGACAGGGAACTCGGTCAAGATCATGAACCGTCAGCTCGGCTGGACGACGTACGTTCAAGGCCGAGGGAACGGGATCCAAGCGTTCGACGGTCTCGTCTTCGACGTCGGATGGGTGTTCCAACCGGGCCAGTTCCCTGCGGGTTCGTGGCAGTACACGATCCCGATCCAGCAATACTGGTCGATGATCCCGGACTGGAACAAACCGCGCGTCCCGAACGGACAGATCTACTTCGCCCAAGAGTGGCGGGCTAACAGCTTCAACGGGGAAGGGGCGTTCCTGACAGGATCGTTCTCGCCCGTCATGTCAGGCGACGGCGGCCCGACCGTCGGCGGCAGCGACGACGTGTTCTGGAGCGACGCCGACCCCCAACCGGACGGGGTCTTTTCCGAAAACGAAGCCGACACGTTCGGTGGACCGCCCAACGAAGCCAACTTCCTGTGCACGATCCTGTCCGCTCAAAGCGGGGTGACCGACGTCGTCCGACCGTTCAGCGTCACCGTCAACCGAGGCAAGCTCACGGGCGGAAACCTGGCCAGCGTACAGTTCGTCGACCAGAACTACTATAAGGTCAACAAGTTCGTCGTCACGAACGCGTCTGAAGCGCCGGTCCAAGTGACCTGCGAAGGTTTCGCGACATCCGGCTTGACCGCTCTCGCCCTCGACGTCGTGACGTCCGTTACGACGACAGGCCTGAAACAGAAGCTCGAGGCGTACAACTTCGCGACAGGACAGTACGTCCAAGTCGACGACCGGACGGCCACCACGTCCGACACGCGCCTGACGATCGGGGTTCCAGGAAGCCCGAACGACTTCGTCGACGTGCCGAACGGGAACATCGTCCGGCTCAAGATCAGCTACAAGCCGTTCGGGCCGGTCGCGCAAGCCTCATGGGGCTGCAAGATCGACCTCGCGAACTGGCTCGCGACGCATCCGTGACGACCGGGAGGTCGGGCCGACGTCCTCTCGGCCCGACCTCCAAAACGTCTACCTGGGCCGAGCCTAGCCCGTAGGTAGACTCGGTTCTGATGCGCACGAAGTCCGTCCCAACGCCGAAACCGATTTTTGAGAAGTCGTCGCCCGGTCGGATCGGGTGCAACCTGCCGCATACCGACGTCCCTGATACCGACATCGCCGGAGCGGTCGGGGCCGTACGGAGCGGGACGCCATGGCCGGAAGTCGCCGAACTCGATCTACTTCGCCACTTCACGCATCTGAGCCACGTCAACTACGGGATCGAGACCGGCTTCTATCCGCTCGGGTCCTGTACGATGAAGTACAACCCCAAGATCAACGAGCGCACGGCGTCGCTGCCTGGCTTCACGGCCCTTCATCCGCTCCAGCCCGTGTCGACCGTACAAGGCGCCCTCGAAGTCATGGACTCGGTCCAGTCGATTCTCAAGGACGTGACCGGGTTCGACGAGATCACCATGCAGCCCGTCGCAGGCGCCCACGGTGAACTGACGTGCCTGATGCTCATCAAGGCGTACCACGACAGCCGTGGGCAAGGCTCGACGAGGAACGTCGTCCTCGTACCGGACTCGGCACACGGGACGAACCCTGCAAGCGCTGCCCGCTGTGGGTATGACGTCAAGTCCGTCGCGACGGACGCCGACGGGAACACCGACCTCGCGTCGCTCGCCGCCATGCTCGACGACAGCGTGGCCGCTTTCATGGTGACCAACCCGTCCACCTTGGGACTGTTCGAACCCAAAATCGCTGAAATCTGCCGAATGGTCCATGCCGCGGGCGCCCAGGTGTTCTGCGACGGTGCGAACATGAACGCGATGGTCGGTACGACGCGTCCGGGCGATCACGGCTTCGACTGCATGCACCTGAACCTGCACAAGACGTTCAGTACTCCTCACGGTGGCGGTGGCCCCGGCTGTGGCGCGATCGGCTTGAAATCGCACTTGGAACCGTTCATGCCTGCCCCGGTCCTGAAGAAAGAAGGCGGCCGCTTCGTTCTGGAAACCGCCCGTCCGCTGAGCATCGGACGGGTCAGTGGATTTTACGGACAGTTCCTGATGGCGGTCCGCGCCTTGACTTACCTGCTGGCCTACGGAAGGGAAGGCCTGCCTGAGATCAGCCGCCACGCCGTCCTGAACGCGAACTACGTAATGGCAAAACTGCGGGACGTCCTTCCGCCCGCCCACGACCGGCCCTGCATGCACGAGTGCGTCCTGACCGCCACGCCCTACAAAAAGTCCGGTGTGCGCGCACTGGACATCAGCAAGCGCTTGATCGACTACGGCTTCCATCCGCCTACGAACTACTTCCCGTTGATCGTCCCGGAAGCGATGATGATCGAGCCGACGGAAACAGAATGCAAGGAGACGCTCGACGCTTTCTGTGACGCCTTGACCAGCATCTGCCATGAAGCCGAGTCCGATCCTGACAAACTGCACGACGCACCCGTGACGCAGATCGTCGGCCGCTTGGACGAAGCCGCCGCCGTCAAGACGCTCGACGTCAAGTGGAGCGCCGACCGACCTAGTGTCGCGGGGGCCGTATGACGGAGTCGCAGGGCGTCCTCGTCATCAGCCGGGTCCGGTTCATCGAATTCGACATGGACCGGTTGGCGAACCTGAGCAACCGCTTGATCACAGTGCTCAAGTCTGTGCCAGGGTTCGTCTCCGTCACCCTTTGGGAACGGCACGACGATCCCTTCGCCTTCATGTCGATCGGGCACTTCCAGCACGTCGCGGACGCGAACCGGGCGTGGGAGGAGGTCGTCAAGTCTCCTGTCACCGAAGTGTTGGCCGACCTCATGAGCGAGCCGATCAACATGCTTCGCTTCGGACTGAAGAGTAGGACAGGTCACTCGTTGGACGAGGTCGAAGTCGGCCAATTGTGCAGCTTGAGCACCCGGATATCCGATCCGGGTTTCGGCGACGAGCTCAAGCGGGAGACCGAAGCGATCTTTACAGAACTCAAGGAGTTCCGAGGCTTCGTCGGCGGCGTCGTGGCCCAAATGATGGACGTTCCTGAAGAAGTGCTCGGCCTCGCGTTTTGGACGGACAAACCCGCGTTCGATGCCTCGC
The Armatimonadota bacterium DNA segment above includes these coding regions:
- the gcvPB gene encoding aminomethyl-transferring glycine dehydrogenase subunit GcvPB — encoded protein: MRTKSVPTPKPIFEKSSPGRIGCNLPHTDVPDTDIAGAVGAVRSGTPWPEVAELDLLRHFTHLSHVNYGIETGFYPLGSCTMKYNPKINERTASLPGFTALHPLQPVSTVQGALEVMDSVQSILKDVTGFDEITMQPVAGAHGELTCLMLIKAYHDSRGQGSTRNVVLVPDSAHGTNPASAARCGYDVKSVATDADGNTDLASLAAMLDDSVAAFMVTNPSTLGLFEPKIAEICRMVHAAGAQVFCDGANMNAMVGTTRPGDHGFDCMHLNLHKTFSTPHGGGGPGCGAIGLKSHLEPFMPAPVLKKEGGRFVLETARPLSIGRVSGFYGQFLMAVRALTYLLAYGREGLPEISRHAVLNANYVMAKLRDVLPPAHDRPCMHECVLTATPYKKSGVRALDISKRLIDYGFHPPTNYFPLIVPEAMMIEPTETECKETLDAFCDALTSICHEAESDPDKLHDAPVTQIVGRLDEAAAVKTLDVKWSADRPSVAGAV
- a CDS encoding class I SAM-dependent methyltransferase; this encodes MKPDPREQFGREAEKYLTSKAHDDPDALLGLAGLLPGTMGRSLDVGAGAGHMAFVLAPRCDVTVALDPTPAMLQIVRREAQRRGLDRLVTVQAFAERLPFQSGVFDAVTCRVAAHHFDGPEAFVHESARVLAPKGAFLLVDTVAPDDDLADEAVNRIETVRDPSHRRNKKVSEWESLARSAGLDVVEVHCRPKPLVFQDWMDRMSVAESDRRWLTGAMESATGPLRDYLSFDGTSFHLTEMTLSARKAS
- the xth gene encoding exodeoxyribonuclease III; amino-acid sequence: MKIATFNVNSVRARLPVLLRWLQEESPDCVALQETKVEDAKFPLAEFLEAGYTVSHHGQPRYNGVAFLSKRPMEDVTTGFGDPDWPEDCRIIQGTYQGVKVIGTYVPNGTAVGSEKFAYKLAWFERFGRLVRERTSPDDPVVWLGDINVAPRPEDVFDPVKLEGNVCYHPDERAALARLMEWGWTDCFRKFHPEPGQFTYWEFFLPNGFKRNLGWRIDHVYASPGLVERCTSCTVDKEPRSWERPSDHTPVIATFGT
- a CDS encoding dihydrodipicolinate synthase family protein, whose product is MSVPVSVIVPLVSPFTDDTSSLSEVRHARIVRFHRERGAGGFVVGSSAGETFGISLSERKQILEWTVREAHGLPVYVDVTAMTTAATIDLAQHAERHGARAALFTVGPGLHLNAQESRSYMSSVFRHGNLPCAYMGPNATPEEGVTVFKVQPVEEPWILEKGLSTEEFQHSVETASPLGVLGPDLAKKAIANWPDFQAKLRALFVYYGTHRVGKAALGCLGIEAGHPRGPVQDMDGKGLEVLSSVIDELIAA